In the genome of Entelurus aequoreus isolate RoL-2023_Sb linkage group LG08, RoL_Eaeq_v1.1, whole genome shotgun sequence, one region contains:
- the uck1 gene encoding uridine-cytidine kinase 1 isoform X1, with amino-acid sequence MEALTAAEEAERPHHRPFLIGVSGGTASGKSTVCAKIMELLGQNKVDHRQRKVAIISQDCFYRVLTAEQKGKALKGQYNFDHPGAFDNDLMYKTLKDIVEGKVVQVPTYDFVTHSRLDERITFYPADVVLFEGILVFYPQKVRDMFHMKLFVDTDSDVRLSRRVLRDMTRGRDLEQILSQYTTFVKPAFEEFCLPTKKYADVIIPRGVDNMVAINLIVQHIQDILNGDLCKWQRGAVNGQGRSLKRALSEQCDLQNGKRVLLEPSSRPH; translated from the exons ATGGAGGCCCTCACAGCCGCAGAGGAGGCGGAGAGGCCGCACCATCGACCATTCCTCATCGGGGTCAGCGGAGGAACCGCCAGTGGCAAA TCGACAGTGTGCGCCAAGATCATGGAGCTGCTGGGCCAGAACAAAGTGGACCACCGGCAGAGGAAGGTGGCCATCATCAGCCAGGACTGCTTCTACAGAGTCCTCACTGCAGAGCAGAAGGGCAAAGCGCTGAAGGGGCAGTACAACTTTGACCACCCAG GAGCCTTCGACAACGACTTAATGTACAAAACGCTGAAGGACATCGTGGAGGGGAAGGTGGTTCAAGTGCCAACATATGACTTTGTCACCCATTCCAG GCTAGACGAGAGGATCACGTTTTATCCGGCAGACGTGGTGCTCTTCGAGGGCATCCTCGTCTTCTACCCTCAGAAAGTGCGCGACATGTTCCACATGAAGCTCTTTGtcgacacggactctgacgtcaGGCTGTCTCGCCGAG TTTTACGAGACATGACCCGAGGGAGAGACTTGGAGCAGATCCTGTCTCAGTACACCACTTTCGTCAAGCCGGCCTTTGAGGAGTTCTGCTTGCCT ACCAAGAAGTATGCAGACGTCATCATTCCGAGAGGCGTGGACAACATGG TGGCCATCAACCTCATCGTGCAACACATCCAGGATATTCTAAACGGCGACCTGTGCAAGTGGCAGCGCGGCGCCGTTAACGGCCAGGGGCGGAGCTTGAAGCGGGCCCTGTCGGAGCAGTGCGACCTGCAGAACGGAAAGAGGGTCCTGCTGGAGCCGAGCAGTCGTCCCCACTAG
- the uck1 gene encoding uridine-cytidine kinase 1 isoform X2: MEALTAAEEAERPHHRPFLIGVSGGTASGKSTVCAKIMELLGQNKVDHRQRKVAIISQDCFYRVLTAEQKGKALKGQYNFDHPGAFDNDLMYKTLKDIVEGKVVQVPTYDFVTHSRLDERITFYPADVVLFEGILVFYPQKVRDMFHMKLFVDTDSDVRLSRRDQEVCRRHHSERRGQHGGHQPHRATHPGYSKRRPVQVAARRR, encoded by the exons ATGGAGGCCCTCACAGCCGCAGAGGAGGCGGAGAGGCCGCACCATCGACCATTCCTCATCGGGGTCAGCGGAGGAACCGCCAGTGGCAAA TCGACAGTGTGCGCCAAGATCATGGAGCTGCTGGGCCAGAACAAAGTGGACCACCGGCAGAGGAAGGTGGCCATCATCAGCCAGGACTGCTTCTACAGAGTCCTCACTGCAGAGCAGAAGGGCAAAGCGCTGAAGGGGCAGTACAACTTTGACCACCCAG GAGCCTTCGACAACGACTTAATGTACAAAACGCTGAAGGACATCGTGGAGGGGAAGGTGGTTCAAGTGCCAACATATGACTTTGTCACCCATTCCAG GCTAGACGAGAGGATCACGTTTTATCCGGCAGACGTGGTGCTCTTCGAGGGCATCCTCGTCTTCTACCCTCAGAAAGTGCGCGACATGTTCCACATGAAGCTCTTTGtcgacacggactctgacgtcaGGCTGTCTCGCCGAG ACCAAGAAGTATGCAGACGTCATCATTCCGAGAGGCGTGGACAACATGG TGGCCATCAACCTCATCGTGCAACACATCCAGGATATTCTAAACGGCGACCTGTGCAAGTGGCAGCGCGGCGCCGTTAA